A single Thermoanaerobacterium sp. RBIITD DNA region contains:
- a CDS encoding ATP-binding protein, with amino-acid sequence MKELALYILDIAQNSINAGAKNIEIEMNIDHKKDLLSIVINDDGCGMDKDFLNKVFDPFTTTRKERRVGLGLPLFKELAEQCGGNVVIKSSKGIGTCCTATFKLSSIDLVPLGDLPSTIISIIISDNSVDIVYTFKVDGKSFKFDTKEIRKILKNVKITEISVLNWILEYLKDNMKKIMEV; translated from the coding sequence ATGAAAGAATTAGCACTTTACATTCTGGACATAGCTCAAAATAGTATAAATGCCGGTGCAAAAAATATTGAAATAGAGATGAATATCGATCACAAAAAAGATTTGCTTTCTATCGTTATAAACGATGACGGCTGTGGAATGGACAAAGATTTTCTTAATAAAGTTTTTGACCCTTTTACAACTACAAGGAAAGAAAGAAGAGTTGGCTTAGGGTTACCTTTATTTAAAGAGTTGGCAGAACAGTGCGGTGGAAATGTAGTGATTAAGTCTTCCAAAGGTATTGGTACATGCTGTACAGCAACATTTAAGCTTTCAAGTATAGACCTTGTACCGCTTGGCGATTTACCTTCTACAATAATATCCATAATCATTTCAGATAATAGTGTGGATATTGTATACACATTTAAAGTAGATGGAAAATCATTTAAATTTGATACAAAAGAAATAAGAAAGATATTAAAAAATGTTAAAATTACTGAAATATCTGTCCTAAACTGGATATTAGAGTATCTTAAAGATAATATGAAAAAGATTATGGAGGTGTAA
- a CDS encoding (2Fe-2S) ferredoxin domain-containing protein, whose translation MKSIEELEKIRKETLKKVNLRKDRNGIRVTVGMATCGIAAGARSVIMAILDELGKRNFTDVVVAETGCIGMCKLEPIVDVYIPGKDKVTYVKVDESKARQIVLEHVINGHPIKEWTIENYE comes from the coding sequence ATGAAGTCAATCGAAGAATTAGAGAAGATTAGAAAAGAAACATTGAAAAAGGTAAACCTTCGAAAAGATAGAAACGGGATAAGAGTGACAGTAGGTATGGCTACATGTGGTATTGCAGCAGGTGCAAGGTCTGTAATTATGGCAATACTCGATGAGCTTGGAAAAAGAAATTTTACAGATGTTGTTGTAGCCGAAACCGGATGTATTGGTATGTGTAAATTAGAGCCAATTGTCGATGTTTATATACCAGGTAAGGACAAAGTGACCTATGTAAAGGTTGATGAAAGTAAGGCAAGACAAATTGTCTTAGAGCATGTAATAAATGGACATCCAATCAAAGAGTGGACTATAGAAAACTACGAATAG
- a CDS encoding DRTGG domain-containing protein — MKVKDILNTDFTLVAGKGGLDKDVNGIYVCDLLSFVMTHVKSGSAWITIQTHINVIAVAVLTEISCIVISEGEKLDDNAKVKADQENIPVISYKGSSFDAAVKLHQMLKCTSFR, encoded by the coding sequence TTGAAAGTAAAAGATATTTTAAATACTGATTTTACATTAGTTGCCGGCAAAGGTGGGCTCGATAAAGATGTGAATGGCATATATGTATGTGATTTATTGAGTTTTGTGATGACACATGTTAAGAGTGGTAGTGCATGGATAACAATCCAGACACATATAAATGTAATAGCTGTAGCGGTGCTTACAGAGATAAGCTGCATTGTTATTTCAGAGGGAGAAAAACTTGATGATAATGCAAAAGTTAAGGCAGATCAAGAGAATATACCTGTAATATCATACAAAGGATCCTCATTTGATGCAGCTGTGAAACTACATCAAATGCTAAAATGCACATCATTTAGGTGA
- a CDS encoding lytic transglycosylase domain-containing protein, translating into MLDYVNSLIESKLNEIESRLPLNISLTKKDNTFQEMLNSLMEEKPISTYDADYKKPLNSTNLLQNFNIKNDGKNNSASINDIKNYILDASKKYGVSPNLIDSVIKAESDYEQYTVSKTGAMGLMQLMPSTAAYLGIDNPFDAKKNIDGGTKLLSELISKYNNVKLALAAYNAGEAAVDKYNGIPPYNETINYVNKILKDLEK; encoded by the coding sequence ATGTTGGATTATGTTAATTCATTAATTGAAAGTAAGCTTAATGAGATAGAGTCTCGCCTTCCATTAAATATCAGTCTTACTAAAAAAGATAACACTTTTCAAGAGATGCTTAATAGTTTAATGGAAGAAAAGCCTATAAGCACATATGATGCTGATTATAAAAAGCCGCTTAATTCAACAAATTTACTACAAAATTTTAACATCAAAAATGATGGAAAAAATAATAGTGCATCAATAAATGATATTAAAAATTATATTTTAGATGCTTCAAAAAAATATGGAGTAAGCCCTAATCTAATCGACTCAGTTATAAAAGCAGAATCTGATTATGAACAATATACCGTATCAAAGACGGGTGCCATGGGTCTTATGCAATTAATGCCTTCGACTGCCGCCTATCTTGGAATTGATAACCCTTTTGATGCCAAAAAAAATATTGATGGGGGTACAAAATTATTAAGTGAATTAATTAGCAAATACAATAATGTTAAGTTAGCCTTAGCAGCTTATAATGCCGGAGAAGCTGCCGTTGATAAATATAACGGTATACCACCTTATAATGAAACCATAAATTATGTCAATAAGATATTAAAAGATTTAGAAAAATAA
- a CDS encoding sporulation protein, protein MRTRAEEKKNERYNRKIILAVFIIPIVSILVGFLITQFLIKPYIVKISNNTLYEKYTFDLPTLNYYQVKFGEYKDENEAKYNLNLLMMKGLFGDIYLNGDKYILSVGNFLNEQNAIDYNKRLNISGVKATIILNKGPLYEIAYEKNSSHDVEITKEYVNSLYENLSQLSILSYKTAMGNVDVKDIDILESTIKNSIKNIKYFNDKGNLQKIASGITSINNFILSDIKDLKTSVQLQDGNAFSITQKALINSIKSYDGLISSLK, encoded by the coding sequence GTGAGAACAAGGGCAGAAGAGAAAAAAAACGAAAGATACAATAGGAAAATTATTTTAGCAGTATTTATTATACCAATTGTATCGATATTAGTAGGTTTTTTGATAACTCAATTTTTAATAAAGCCATATATAGTAAAGATAAGTAACAATACGCTGTATGAGAAATATACATTTGATTTACCTACTTTAAATTATTATCAGGTAAAATTCGGCGAGTATAAGGATGAGAATGAGGCTAAGTATAATCTGAATTTGCTTATGATGAAAGGATTATTTGGAGATATTTATTTAAACGGTGATAAATATATTTTGAGTGTAGGCAATTTTCTAAATGAACAAAATGCGATTGATTACAATAAAAGGCTTAATATAAGTGGTGTAAAGGCTACTATAATATTAAACAAAGGTCCTCTGTATGAAATAGCATATGAAAAAAATTCATCCCATGATGTTGAAATAACAAAAGAATATGTAAATAGTTTATACGAAAACTTATCACAGTTATCTATACTATCATATAAAACAGCTATGGGGAATGTTGATGTGAAAGATATAGATATTTTAGAAAGTACAATTAAAAATTCAATAAAGAATATAAAATATTTTAATGATAAAGGAAATTTACAAAAAATAGCATCAGGTATTACATCTATAAATAATTTTATTTTAAGTGATATAAAGGACCTTAAGACATCAGTTCAACTGCAGGATGGAAATGCTTTTAGTATCACTCAGAAGGCTTTAATAAATTCTATAAAAAGCTACGATGGTCTAATCAGTTCTTTGAAATAG
- a CDS encoding NAD(P)H-dependent oxidoreductase subunit E, translated as MKAIYEKFEEEKINKFKNIMDELKNKEGSLIAVMNEAQEIFGYLPIEVQQFISEEMNVPLTEIFGIATFYSRFTLKPSGKYKIGLCLGTACYVKGSSMVLEKLKEKLGISVGDVTNDGKFSLEATRCLGACGLAPVMMINGEVFGRLTPDDIDDILKKYE; from the coding sequence ATGAAGGCCATTTATGAGAAATTTGAAGAAGAAAAAATAAATAAATTCAAGAATATCATGGATGAGCTAAAAAACAAAGAGGGCTCATTAATTGCTGTAATGAATGAAGCACAAGAGATTTTCGGGTATTTACCTATTGAAGTACAGCAATTTATTTCGGAAGAGATGAATGTTCCTCTAACAGAGATATTTGGCATTGCAACATTTTATTCAAGATTTACATTAAAACCATCTGGTAAGTATAAAATAGGCTTATGCCTTGGGACTGCTTGCTATGTAAAAGGCTCTTCAATGGTTCTTGAAAAATTAAAAGAAAAACTTGGAATAAGTGTAGGAGATGTAACAAATGACGGTAAATTTTCCCTTGAAGCAACACGTTGCCTTGGAGCATGTGGTTTGGCACCAGTAATGATGATAAATGGGGAAGTGTTTGGCAGATTAACACCTGATGATATCGACGATATCCTTAAAAAATATGAGTAA